One part of the Amphiura filiformis chromosome 5, Afil_fr2py, whole genome shotgun sequence genome encodes these proteins:
- the LOC140152124 gene encoding sodium-coupled monocarboxylate transporter 1-like, which yields MMANANGTHPLGAADYAVFSIFLGVAAITGIYHGLAKGGQRTTSRYLLADRGVFSLPVAMTLLVSFVSPVLLLGFPAEVYVHGGVFINSIFGNFILYPIMAFIFVPVYYDCKLTSAYEYLDRRYNFVLRIIGACIYIFQTCCYMAIVTYAPSLAIEAVTGFAFWKSILITGIVCIFYTAMGGLKHGLCLKAMIWTDVIVFL from the exons ATGATGGCAAATGCGAATGGCACGCATCCACTAGGTGCAGCTGATTATGCTGTGTTTTCTATTTTTCTGGGTGTTGCAGCTATTACTGGTATTTATCATGGCCTCGCTAAAGGAGGACAGCGAACAACATCACG ATACCTGCTCGCAGATAGAGGAGTTTTCAGTCTTCCAGTGGCGATGACTCTGTTGGTTTCCTTTGTATCTCCAGTACTTCTTTTGGGCTTCCCTGCAGAAGTGTATGTCCACGGTGGTGTTTTTATCAACAGCATCTTTGGTAATTTCATCTTATATCCTATAATGGCATTTATTTTCGTGCCAGTGTACTATGACTGTAAGCTGACAAGCGCCTACGAA TACTTGGACAGACGATACAATTTTGTGTTGCGTATTATAGGAGCATGTATTTACATCTTCCAGACTTGTTGTTATATGGCAATCGTCACCTATGCGCCTTCACTTGCAATTGAAGCAG TTACCGGTTTCGCCTTTTGGAAGAGTATCTTGATAACAGGAATTGTGTGCATATTCTACACAGCTATG GGCGGCTTAAAGCATGGTCTATGCTTAAAGGCAATGATATGGACTGATGTTATTGTGTTTTTGTAA